One Chordicoccus furentiruminis DNA window includes the following coding sequences:
- a CDS encoding helix-turn-helix domain-containing protein: MDNLAKKTNPPARDNISPKRQNVYGETEVCRIRQKQKSLSELEVQAICKRYQSGDSVYKLAKDFECHRSTISAVLKRNGVEVSHKASTKPELVKKVIALYAQMKTPKEVGTIVGLDCGTVRQVLKENGIYIRKSWEYPKK; this comes from the coding sequence TTGGACAATCTGGCCAAAAAAACAAACCCGCCAGCTAGAGATAATATATCACCAAAACGCCAAAATGTCTATGGCGAGACTGAAGTATGTCGCATACGGCAAAAGCAAAAAAGTTTATCAGAACTAGAAGTCCAAGCCATATGCAAAAGATATCAGTCCGGGGACTCGGTATATAAATTGGCCAAAGACTTCGAGTGTCACAGAAGTACTATTAGTGCAGTATTAAAACGTAATGGCGTAGAGGTATCACATAAAGCATCCACGAAGCCTGAACTCGTCAAGAAGGTGATAGCTCTGTATGCGCAGATGAAGACTCCAAAAGAGGTCGGAACCATAGTAGGGCTCGACTGCGGTACGGTACGGCAAGTATTGAAAGAAAACGGGATTTATATCCGCAAGAGCTGGGAGTATCCGAAGAAATAA
- a CDS encoding L-ribulose-5-phosphate 4-epimerase, producing MLEDLKQRVYEANMLLPKYGLVTFTWGNVSAIDRASGLVVIKPSGVDYDKMTPDDMVVVDLDGKVVEGALRPSSDTPTHVEIYRAWPEIGGVVHTHSSYATSWAQAGRDIPCYGTTHADYYYGPIPCLRCLTKEEIDEAYETNTGRLIVNEFARLKKDPAAVPAVLCRNHGPFAWGKDEVEAVHSAVVLEEVAKMAYRTELINPRVVPAPQDLQDKHYYRKHGAHAYYGQVRQ from the coding sequence ATGCTTGAAGATTTAAAACAGAGAGTGTACGAGGCGAACATGCTTTTGCCGAAGTACGGACTGGTCACGTTCACCTGGGGCAATGTCAGCGCGATCGACCGCGCCTCGGGGCTGGTCGTCATCAAGCCCAGCGGCGTGGATTATGACAAAATGACGCCGGACGATATGGTCGTGGTGGATCTGGACGGCAAGGTGGTGGAAGGGGCTCTGCGCCCGTCCTCCGATACGCCGACGCATGTGGAGATCTACAGGGCGTGGCCGGAGATCGGCGGCGTCGTTCACACGCATTCGTCCTATGCGACAAGCTGGGCGCAGGCGGGGCGCGACATCCCCTGCTACGGCACCACCCACGCGGATTATTACTACGGACCGATTCCCTGCCTGCGGTGTCTGACGAAGGAGGAGATCGACGAGGCGTACGAGACCAATACGGGCCGTCTGATCGTGAACGAATTTGCACGGCTTAAAAAGGACCCGGCGGCGGTGCCGGCGGTCCTCTGCCGGAATCACGGTCCCTTCGCATGGGGGAAGGATGAAGTGGAAGCGGTTCACAGCGCGGTCGTTCTCGAGGAGGTCGCGAAGATGGCGTACCGCACGGAGCTGATCAACCCGCGGGTTGTCCCGGCGCCGCAGGATCTGCAGGACAAGCATTATTACCGCAAACACGGAGCCCATGCCTACTACGGTCAGGTCCGGCAGTAA
- a CDS encoding transketolase, with product MDNRELKRVANEVRKGIIEGTHAAKSGHPGGSLSAADIFTFLYMEELRVDPKKPADPDRDRFVLSKGHTAPGYYAAMAQKGYFPVEELKTLRHTGSRLQGHPSMRYLPGIDMSSGSLGQGISAACGMALGGKVQNKDFRVYTLLGDGEIEEGEVWEAAMFAGAKKLDNLCVIVDNNNLQIDGTVTEVNNPYPIDRKFEAFNFHVINIDGHDFDQIRAAFREARETKGMPTAIIAKTVKGKGVSFMENQVSWHGTAPNDEQYAQAMKDLERIGETI from the coding sequence TTGGATAATCGGGAATTGAAGAGAGTAGCCAATGAGGTCCGCAAGGGCATCATTGAGGGAACACATGCCGCAAAATCGGGTCATCCGGGCGGATCGCTGTCCGCAGCCGATATCTTCACCTTCCTTTATATGGAGGAACTCCGCGTGGATCCGAAGAAACCGGCGGATCCGGACCGCGACCGCTTCGTGCTTTCCAAGGGCCATACGGCTCCGGGCTATTACGCGGCGATGGCGCAGAAGGGTTATTTCCCGGTGGAGGAGCTGAAAACACTCCGGCATACCGGCTCGAGGCTGCAGGGACATCCGTCGATGCGTTATCTTCCGGGTATCGATATGAGCAGCGGCTCGCTGGGCCAGGGAATCTCCGCGGCCTGCGGGATGGCGCTGGGCGGAAAAGTTCAGAACAAGGATTTCCGCGTCTACACGCTTCTGGGTGACGGTGAGATCGAGGAAGGCGAGGTCTGGGAGGCGGCGATGTTCGCCGGAGCGAAGAAGCTCGACAACCTCTGCGTCATCGTGGATAACAACAACCTTCAGATCGACGGAACGGTGACCGAGGTCAACAATCCGTATCCGATCGACAGGAAGTTCGAGGCATTCAATTTCCATGTCATCAACATCGACGGCCATGATTTTGACCAGATCCGCGCGGCCTTCCGCGAGGCACGGGAGACAAAGGGAATGCCGACGGCCATCATCGCGAAGACGGTGAAGGGCAAGGGAGTCAGCTTTATGGAAAATCAGGTGAGCTGGCACGGCACCGCCCCCAACGATGAGCAGTACGCGCAGGCGATGAAGGATCTGGAAAGGATTGGTGAGACGATATGA
- a CDS encoding transketolase family protein translates to MSDVKAIATRQSYGEALRDLGAEYPNLVVLDADLAGATKTGMFKKAYPDRFFDCGIAEGNMMGIAAGLSTTGLIPFCSTFAMFAAGRAYEQVRNSIGYPHLNVKIGATHAGISVGEDGASHQCLEDLALMRVIPGMTVMCPADDVEARKAVKAALDFEGPVYLRFGRAAVPVINDPDEKFEIGKGKVLREGSDVTVVATGICVHAALEAADRLKADGIDAEVINICTIKPLDKELITASAKKTGRVVTAEEHSIIGGLGGAVAECLAESCPTRMYRIGVRDRFGESGPAAELIHKYELDAEGIYKQVRAFMEAK, encoded by the coding sequence ATGAGTGATGTGAAGGCAATCGCAACAAGACAGAGCTACGGCGAGGCACTCCGGGATCTGGGCGCCGAGTACCCGAATCTGGTCGTGCTCGACGCCGATCTGGCCGGTGCGACGAAAACCGGCATGTTCAAGAAAGCCTATCCGGACCGTTTCTTCGACTGCGGTATCGCGGAAGGCAACATGATGGGGATCGCGGCCGGGCTTTCCACGACCGGACTGATCCCGTTCTGCAGCACCTTCGCGATGTTCGCGGCGGGACGTGCGTACGAGCAGGTGAGAAATTCAATCGGCTATCCGCATCTGAACGTCAAGATCGGGGCGACGCACGCCGGCATTTCCGTCGGAGAGGACGGCGCGTCCCATCAGTGCCTCGAGGATCTTGCTCTGATGCGGGTGATCCCCGGTATGACGGTGATGTGCCCCGCTGACGATGTGGAAGCGAGAAAGGCCGTGAAGGCGGCACTTGATTTCGAGGGACCGGTGTACCTCAGGTTCGGCCGCGCGGCGGTTCCGGTTATCAATGATCCCGACGAGAAATTCGAGATCGGAAAGGGCAAGGTGCTGCGCGAGGGAAGCGACGTCACGGTCGTTGCGACCGGTATCTGCGTCCACGCCGCTCTGGAAGCGGCGGACCGCCTGAAGGCGGACGGCATCGATGCGGAGGTGATCAACATCTGCACCATCAAGCCGCTTGACAAGGAACTGATTACAGCCTCAGCGAAGAAGACCGGACGCGTCGTCACGGCGGAAGAGCACAGCATCATCGGCGGCCTCGGTGGCGCGGTGGCCGAGTGTCTCGCGGAAAGCTGCCCGACCCGGATGTACCGTATCGGCGTCCGCGACCGCTTCGGCGAATCCGGTCCGGCGGCTGAGCTGATTCATAAATACGAGCTGGATGCCGAGGGGATCTATAAGCAGGTCAGGGCATTCATGGAGGCGAAATGA
- the rpe gene encoding ribulose-phosphate 3-epimerase, translating to MILFAPSILSADFSHLGDDILRTREGGAQIVHIDVMDGSFVPQLTFGDPVIRSIRPVTDQLFDVHLMVWHPERYVKRMADCGADLITFHLEAAEDPRAVIDAIHAAGKKAGLAIKPATPVEAVRPLAEAIDMLLVMTVEPGFGGQSYIPASTGRIAAARRMFAGLDRETDIEVDGGIKTDNVRVVLDAGANVIVAGSAVYRGDIRNNTRKFMEDFALWEAENE from the coding sequence ATGATCCTGTTTGCGCCTTCGATTCTGTCGGCAGATTTCAGCCATCTGGGCGACGATATTCTCAGGACACGGGAGGGCGGAGCCCAGATCGTCCATATCGATGTGATGGACGGAAGCTTTGTGCCGCAGCTGACTTTCGGAGATCCGGTGATCCGGTCGATCCGGCCGGTCACGGACCAGCTCTTTGATGTGCATCTGATGGTCTGGCATCCGGAACGCTATGTGAAACGGATGGCGGACTGCGGTGCCGATCTGATCACCTTCCATCTCGAGGCAGCGGAGGACCCCCGGGCGGTGATCGACGCGATCCATGCGGCGGGAAAAAAGGCGGGGCTTGCCATCAAACCGGCGACGCCGGTGGAGGCGGTCAGACCGCTGGCGGAAGCGATCGATATGCTTCTGGTGATGACGGTGGAGCCGGGATTCGGAGGCCAGTCCTACATCCCCGCCTCAACCGGACGGATCGCCGCGGCGCGCCGGATGTTCGCCGGCCTTGACCGTGAGACGGATATCGAGGTGGACGGCGGCATCAAGACGGACAATGTCCGTGTGGTGCTGGACGCCGGCGCGAATGTGATCGTCGCCGGATCCGCCGTGTACCGCGGCGATATCCGGAATAATACCAGAAAGTTTATGGAAGATTTCGCGCTCTGGGAAGCGGAGAACGAATGA
- a CDS encoding phosphoribosyltransferase has product MENYRKIASKEFPDVILRVVPGHFVTPNSHVNYYLDMTAIKSRMTEARAAAKALSSIHYYTTPVDTIVCLDGTEIIGAYLAEELSKAGVISMNAHKSIYVLTPEYSAAGQMIFRENLQPWIRGKNVLLLLASATTGTTIVRAVESLRYYGAAISGLSAIFSIATKIGGLPVYSIFSKADLPDYASYSHEECVLCRNGQKVDGICNGFGLSPL; this is encoded by the coding sequence ATGGAAAACTACCGGAAAATCGCATCGAAGGAATTTCCCGACGTCATCCTGCGGGTTGTGCCGGGGCATTTCGTCACACCGAACTCCCATGTCAACTACTATCTCGACATGACGGCGATCAAGTCGCGTATGACCGAAGCCCGGGCGGCTGCGAAAGCCCTCAGCTCGATCCATTATTACACGACGCCTGTGGACACGATCGTCTGTCTCGACGGCACGGAGATCATCGGCGCCTATCTCGCGGAGGAGCTCTCAAAGGCCGGCGTCATCTCCATGAACGCTCACAAGTCGATCTACGTTCTGACGCCCGAATACAGCGCGGCAGGACAGATGATCTTCCGTGAAAATCTGCAGCCCTGGATCCGAGGAAAGAACGTGCTTCTGCTGCTTGCTTCCGCGACCACCGGCACCACCATTGTCCGGGCTGTCGAGTCGCTCAGGTACTACGGCGCGGCCATCAGCGGCCTCTCCGCGATCTTCTCGATCGCGACGAAAATCGGAGGGCTTCCGGTTTACTCGATCTTCTCCAAAGCCGACCTTCCCGACTACGCGTCTTATTCTCACGAGGAGTGCGTCCTCTGCCGGAACGGTCAGAAGGTGGACGGCATCTGCAACGGCTTCGGTCTCTCGCCGCTCTGA
- a CDS encoding helix-turn-helix domain-containing protein: MHVHGGHPIAVQHLNVGGSFGYLSFRRNQLECPHCGATVMQSVPFMADHHRITKELLQYTKDLLATGTYTLKQVSEITGLGKNTVKAIDLKRLQDKYTVTVQNPCLLQDDLSVPSKSSCQSFISADTVLPACANV, from the coding sequence ATGCATGTTCATGGCGGGCATCCTATTGCTGTGCAGCACCTGAATGTCGGAGGAAGTTTTGGCTACCTTTCATTCAGACGCAATCAGCTGGAATGTCCTCACTGCGGCGCAACCGTGATGCAGTCTGTTCCTTTCATGGCCGATCATCATCGGATCACAAAGGAACTTCTGCAATACACGAAGGACCTTCTCGCTACAGGGACTTATACGCTGAAGCAGGTGTCTGAGATCACCGGACTTGGCAAGAATACAGTAAAGGCGATCGATCTGAAACGGCTTCAGGATAAATACACCGTAACTGTTCAGAACCCCTGCTTACTGCAGGACGATCTCAGCGTTCCCAGTAAAAGCAGCTGTCAAAGCTTCATAAGCGCTGATACCGTGCTTCCTGCCTGTGCTAATGTATGA
- the tnpC gene encoding IS66 family transposase, with amino-acid sequence MDDKDLIIETMAKQNADLTALVQSLTETIKELEETIRELQRQLNQNSQNSSKPPSSDGFNKPKPQSQRQKSGKKQGGQKGHPGSHMSIPHEPDEYSKHLPKKCLSCPRLNECVMSGKVFTCGEKRYEVNAVITTRVTEHQSIQVASCPCTGEALAGEFPEGIRAYVQYGDSVSVLAGLLSTYGAVSTMRIHVLLGSLLGISLSTGTITSMVSKCAQKVGGTLETIKSMLIGSKVANFDETGTDVNGKTIWVHNSSTSDLTYQTISTKRGQIGMEGNGVLTKFGGIAVHDCWSPYWKYDDITHAVCNGHLLRELTGVEQYSPGHMWAPGFKTLLRSMKKARDKAVVKGKTELSYYHLHKFDTEYDRLMMMANEECPLSPDPLKKKKGRKKKGKERSLIERLMALKASVCLFIRDFDVPFDNNQAERDVRNVKTKTKVSGCFRTESGAQDYLDIMSYISTGRKHGISAYEALTAAFTGNAEIVLQ; translated from the coding sequence ATGGATGACAAAGATCTTATTATCGAAACAATGGCAAAACAGAATGCGGATCTCACCGCACTTGTGCAATCACTGACGGAAACCATCAAGGAATTAGAGGAAACTATCCGAGAGCTCCAGCGCCAGCTGAATCAGAACTCCCAGAACAGTTCCAAGCCACCTTCCAGTGATGGTTTCAATAAACCAAAGCCTCAAAGTCAGCGGCAGAAATCCGGCAAGAAGCAGGGCGGACAGAAGGGGCATCCGGGCTCCCATATGTCGATCCCGCATGAACCGGATGAATACAGCAAACATTTGCCGAAAAAGTGCCTTTCCTGCCCGCGGCTGAACGAGTGCGTCATGAGCGGCAAAGTATTTACCTGCGGTGAGAAGCGTTATGAAGTCAATGCAGTCATCACAACCAGGGTGACAGAGCACCAGTCCATCCAGGTGGCATCATGTCCATGTACGGGGGAAGCCCTGGCCGGGGAATTCCCTGAGGGAATCCGGGCATATGTACAGTATGGCGATTCCGTTTCCGTACTTGCCGGATTGCTGAGCACCTATGGAGCAGTCAGCACAATGCGGATCCATGTCCTGCTGGGAAGCCTTCTCGGGATCAGCCTGTCCACCGGGACGATCACCTCCATGGTGTCGAAGTGCGCCCAAAAAGTGGGCGGTACACTTGAGACTATAAAGTCCATGCTGATCGGGTCGAAGGTCGCCAACTTTGATGAGACCGGCACCGACGTGAATGGAAAAACCATCTGGGTGCATAATTCATCCACTTCGGATCTGACCTATCAGACGATCAGCACCAAACGTGGCCAGATCGGCATGGAGGGGAATGGTGTGCTCACCAAGTTTGGCGGTATTGCTGTACATGACTGCTGGTCTCCATACTGGAAGTATGACGATATCACACACGCAGTTTGCAATGGACATCTGCTGCGCGAACTGACCGGTGTTGAACAGTATAGTCCGGGACACATGTGGGCGCCGGGGTTCAAGACCCTCCTCCGTTCCATGAAAAAGGCCCGTGATAAAGCGGTGGTCAAAGGCAAAACGGAACTCAGCTACTATCACCTTCATAAGTTTGACACAGAGTATGACAGGCTTATGATGATGGCAAATGAGGAATGTCCTCTTTCCCCAGATCCGCTAAAGAAAAAGAAAGGGCGGAAGAAAAAAGGGAAAGAGCGGTCGCTCATCGAACGCCTTATGGCACTCAAGGCATCAGTCTGCCTTTTTATCAGGGACTTCGATGTTCCCTTTGATAACAACCAGGCGGAGCGCGATGTCCGCAATGTCAAAACAAAAACCAAGGTGTCCGGATGTTTCCGTACAGAAAGTGGGGCGCAGGATTATCTGGACATCATGTCATACATTAGCACAGGCAGGAAGCACGGTATCAGCGCTTATGAAGCTTTGACAGCTGCTTTTACTGGGAACGCTGAGATCGTCCTGCAGTAA
- a CDS encoding transposase: MLTGHILWISHGKKKQVVYDFIKHIGLEWMDNVEAVACDMNSDFQEAFEEKCPHIQPVFDYFHIVKNFNDKVVSEIRKDEQRRLYDEGNFEGARQLKRSKYILTSSRKTLRKKDQEARDGKVISKGSEMFCKEEYRRKEGYEARYDDLLKENKLLFTCDLIKETLTLAYSRVDETLMMKDIEKVMDLCEETGNVHLMWFHRLLSKHFEGIIAHATYDMSSGKIEGINNKIKTLRRQGYGYPDDDYFFLKLFDLSRAEVVRNPKSHRKSD, translated from the coding sequence ATGCTTACCGGGCATATCCTCTGGATCTCGCACGGCAAGAAAAAGCAGGTCGTGTATGACTTCATCAAGCATATCGGTCTGGAATGGATGGACAATGTCGAGGCGGTTGCCTGTGACATGAACTCCGATTTCCAGGAAGCCTTCGAGGAAAAGTGCCCTCATATCCAGCCGGTCTTTGACTACTTCCACATCGTTAAGAACTTCAACGATAAGGTGGTCAGCGAGATCCGGAAGGACGAACAGCGCAGGCTTTACGATGAGGGCAACTTCGAAGGCGCACGCCAGCTGAAACGGTCAAAGTATATCCTCACGTCCTCAAGAAAGACCCTTCGGAAGAAGGACCAGGAGGCACGTGATGGCAAGGTTATCTCCAAGGGCAGCGAGATGTTCTGCAAGGAAGAGTACAGGCGCAAGGAGGGGTATGAAGCCCGCTACGATGACCTGCTCAAAGAGAACAAGCTCCTGTTCACCTGTGATCTCATCAAAGAAACTCTGACTCTGGCTTACAGCCGTGTGGACGAAACTTTGATGATGAAGGACATTGAAAAAGTCATGGACCTCTGCGAAGAGACTGGGAATGTCCATCTCATGTGGTTCCACAGACTACTGTCCAAACACTTCGAAGGCATTATTGCCCATGCAACTTACGACATGTCCTCTGGCAAAATCGAGGGCATCAACAACAAGATTAAGACGCTTCGGCGTCAGGGATATGGATACCCGGATGATGACTACTTCTTCCTCAAGCTCTTTGACTTAAGCCGGGCTGAGGTGGTCCGGAACCCCAAATCCCATAGGAAAAGTGATTGA
- a CDS encoding L,D-transpeptidase family protein: MANVNRFRRGLRMFFLALLAVTASLLLLSVCFIAVWSATSRPSVTLDQSEVTVKAGETFSKDQVGYTILHARTGDLTIDDSRVDLKRAGDYTVRYQLRKSALEKLVEHFSPNPSVEADLTVHVVDTDAPSITLKKDTVVVGVGSTLKVEDLVKSASDSTEVTTTFEDGKTEMKFDAPGTENVKVLATDTGGNQTSSMVTVIVKDADLAAPVILGAEYTVVRTGDAFDVMSGVSVTDNSDDAPQLAVEPQSVDTSQPGDTTLTYTATDALGNTSTVQRVVTVSSDVAQYQGKNFAILWDASGVTNQPYLVAVNRQQNVVTVYQQDSDGRYTVPVQVFLCSTGTDTPVGRFTTEERYRWQTLYDDSFGQYATRINGHILFHSVPYFTENPADLESEEFNKLGTTASLGCVRLCVADAKWIYDNCPDGFPCVIYDDANSPGPMGRPEGIQIDLSDTSKKGWDPTDPDPSNPYLTAAATSENAGAGSESKTSGGEDADGSAGTDGGSDSSGRTQDGQAALTAADVSRILNED, translated from the coding sequence ATGGCTAACGTTAATCGATTCAGACGGGGGCTGCGGATGTTTTTTCTCGCGCTGCTGGCCGTCACGGCTTCGCTGCTGCTTCTGTCCGTCTGCTTCATCGCGGTGTGGAGCGCCACATCGAGACCTTCGGTGACGCTCGACCAGAGTGAGGTCACCGTGAAAGCCGGCGAGACATTCAGCAAAGATCAGGTCGGCTACACAATCCTGCACGCGAGGACCGGAGATCTCACGATCGATGATTCCCGGGTTGACCTGAAACGGGCCGGTGATTACACGGTCCGATATCAGCTCCGCAAATCGGCGCTCGAGAAGCTGGTTGAGCACTTTTCTCCGAATCCGTCCGTTGAGGCGGATCTCACGGTTCATGTGGTCGATACGGACGCGCCGTCCATCACACTGAAGAAGGACACTGTCGTGGTCGGCGTCGGTTCCACGCTGAAGGTGGAGGATCTCGTGAAGTCCGCGTCGGATTCGACGGAGGTTACGACAACCTTCGAAGACGGGAAGACCGAGATGAAGTTTGACGCACCGGGCACCGAGAACGTGAAGGTGCTGGCGACCGATACGGGCGGAAACCAGACGTCCTCCATGGTGACGGTTATCGTCAAAGACGCGGATCTTGCTGCACCGGTGATTCTTGGTGCGGAGTATACGGTCGTGAGGACAGGAGATGCTTTCGATGTGATGAGCGGCGTCTCCGTCACCGACAACAGCGACGACGCTCCGCAGCTTGCGGTTGAGCCGCAGAGCGTAGATACCTCACAGCCGGGGGACACGACGCTCACCTATACGGCGACGGATGCGCTCGGCAATACCTCGACCGTGCAGCGTGTGGTGACGGTTTCAAGCGATGTGGCGCAGTATCAGGGGAAGAATTTCGCGATCCTCTGGGATGCGTCCGGTGTGACGAACCAGCCGTATCTGGTCGCGGTCAACCGGCAGCAGAACGTGGTGACGGTCTATCAGCAGGATTCGGACGGGCGTTACACGGTTCCGGTTCAGGTTTTTCTCTGCAGCACGGGAACGGATACGCCGGTGGGGAGGTTCACCACGGAGGAGCGCTACCGATGGCAGACGCTTTATGACGATTCCTTCGGCCAGTACGCGACGCGGATCAACGGACATATCCTCTTTCATTCGGTGCCTTACTTCACTGAGAACCCGGCTGATCTGGAGTCCGAGGAGTTCAACAAGCTGGGGACGACCGCCAGTCTCGGCTGCGTCCGTCTCTGCGTCGCGGACGCGAAGTGGATCTATGACAACTGTCCGGACGGATTCCCCTGCGTGATTTATGACGACGCCAATTCGCCGGGACCGATGGGAAGACCGGAAGGAATTCAGATCGATCTCAGTGATACGTCGAAGAAGGGCTGGGATCCGACGGATCCGGATCCCTCCAACCCGTATCTGACGGCGGCCGCGACTTCGGAGAACGCCGGTGCCGGAAGCGAATCAAAGACCTCCGGAGGAGAAGACGCGGACGGCTCCGCCGGGACAGACGGCGGATCTGACTCATCCGGCAGGACGCAGGACGGGCAGGCGGCCCTGACGGCGGCTGACGTGAGCCGGATTCTGAACGAAGATTGA
- a CDS encoding patatin-like phospholipase family protein has protein sequence MKKGLVLEGGAMRGLFTAGVMDVFMENGIEFDGAVGVSAGAAFGCNYKSRQPGRVIRYNRRMAHDRRFAGLGSFLRTGNLYAAEFDYHILPTEIDIMDFETYRTNPMEFWYVCTDVRTGRPVYHRSEELTYEDLEWMRASASMPVASKIVRIGGYELLDGGISDSIPLRFFESVGYDRNVVVLTQPKNYVKQPNRLMPLIRVALRQYPATVRALANRHLRYRKQVRQVWDDVAAGRALVIQPDAPLEIHSVEHDESVMQRAYEEGRKAAEGQLEAVREFLGDEKA, from the coding sequence ATGAAGAAGGGTCTGGTGCTGGAGGGAGGTGCCATGCGCGGATTGTTCACGGCCGGGGTGATGGACGTTTTCATGGAGAACGGCATTGAATTCGACGGTGCGGTCGGCGTCTCGGCCGGCGCGGCGTTCGGCTGCAATTACAAGTCGAGACAGCCGGGGCGGGTGATCCGCTACAATCGCCGTATGGCGCATGACCGGCGGTTCGCCGGGCTCGGGAGCTTCCTGCGTACCGGCAATCTCTACGCAGCGGAATTTGACTATCATATCCTGCCGACTGAAATCGATATCATGGATTTTGAGACATACCGCACGAACCCGATGGAATTCTGGTATGTCTGCACGGATGTGCGGACCGGACGCCCGGTATACCACCGGTCGGAGGAGCTGACATACGAGGATCTGGAATGGATGCGCGCCTCCGCGTCGATGCCTGTCGCTTCGAAGATCGTCAGGATCGGCGGCTATGAGCTGCTGGACGGCGGCATTTCCGATTCGATTCCGCTCCGCTTCTTCGAGTCGGTCGGCTACGACCGGAACGTTGTGGTCCTCACCCAGCCGAAGAACTATGTGAAGCAGCCGAACCGGCTGATGCCGCTGATCCGAGTCGCGCTGCGGCAATATCCGGCCACCGTCAGGGCGCTGGCAAACCGTCATCTGCGATACAGGAAGCAGGTGCGTCAGGTCTGGGACGATGTGGCGGCGGGCAGGGCGCTTGTGATTCAGCCTGACGCGCCGCTTGAGATTCACAGCGTGGAACACGACGAGTCAGTGATGCAGCGTGCCTATGAAGAAGGGCGGAAAGCAGCCGAAGGGCAGCTGGAAGCGGTAAGGGAGTTCCTGGGAGATGAGAAAGCATAA